The Sphingosinicella flava genome includes the window GCGCCATTGCCCCTTCACCGGCGGATGGCTACATGCGTAACGAACCTTAGGGGCGGAGAAACCATGCTGTTCGCGATCTACGATATCATCAACCTGCTGCTGACCGTCCTCACCTGGATCATCATCATCCAGGCGATCCTCAGCTGGCTCGTCGCCTTCAACGTGGTGAACACCGGCAACGGCTTCGTCGCCCAGTTCCTGACCGCGCTCGACCGGATCACCGAGCCGCTCTACCGGCCGGTGCGGCGCCTGCTGCCCGACTTCGGCGGCATCGATTTCTCGCCGCTCGTCGTGCTGCTGATCATCGCCGCGATCCGCATCCTGCTGCGCGGCCTCCTCTTCGACATCGCCTACTGATCCGATGGGCGCGGCGGTCATCGACGGCAAGGCGTTCGCCGATACCCTGCGGGGCAAGGTCGGCGCGGCCGTTGCGGCCTTCCGCGAACAGACCGGCCGCGCGCCGGGCCTCGCCGTCGTGCTGGTCGGCGAGGATCCGGCAAGCCAGGTCTATGTCCGCTCGAAGCACAAGGCGACAGTCGCCGCCGGCATGGAGAGTTTCGAGCATCGCCTGCCCGCCACTGCCGCGCAGGACGCCCTGATCGCACTCGTCGAGCGCCTCAATGCCGACGAGGCGGTGGACGGCATCCTCGTTCAACTCCCGCTGCCCAGGCATATGGACGAAAAAGCGGTGATCGCCGCCATCGATCCGGCCAAGGATGTGGACGGCTTCCATGTCATCAATTCCGGCAAGCTCGCCGTTGGCGAAGAGGCGCTCGTGCCCTGCACGCCCCTCGGCTGCCTGATGCTGCTGAAGGACCGCCTCGGCGACCTCTCCGGCCTCGAGGCGGTGGTGATCGGCCGGTCGAACATCGTCGGCAAGCCGATGGCGCAATTGCTCCTCCAGGAAAGCTGCACCGTCACGATCGCCCACAGCCGCACCCGTGACCTGTCCTCCGTCGTGCGGCGGGGCGACATCGTCGTCGCCGCCGTCGGGCGCCCGGAAATGGTGAAGGGCGACTGGCTGAAACCCGGCGCCACGGTGATCGACGTCGGCATCAACCGCGTGCCGGGCGAAGAGGGCAAGAGCCGCCTCGTCGGCGACGTCGATTATGCGGGCGCGGCGGCGGTCGCGGGCGCGATCACGCCGGTGCCGGGCGGCGTCGGTCCGATGACCATCGCCGTCCTCCTCCGCAACACGCTCGTCGCCGCGTCCCGCCGCGCCGGCCTAGGGGCGCCGGAGGGATTGTGATCGACCTCTTCGTCTCGGCCTTCGTCACCTTTTTCGTGATCATCGATCCGCCGGGCTGCGCGCCGATCTTCGCCAGCCTGACGAACGGAACGGCGCCCGCGCATCGCCGCGCCATGGCGATCCGGTCGGTGTCCATCGCGGCGGGCATCCTTCTGTTCTTCGGGCTGCTCGGCGAAAAATTGCTCGGTGCGCTCGGCATCAGCCTCGCCGCCTTTCGCATTGCGGGCGGGATCATGCTGTTCCTGATCGCACTCGAAATGGTGTTCGAAAAGCGCACCCAGCGCCGCGAAAGCCGCGCCCAGGAAATCAGCGCCACGCCGGAAGCGGAGGATATTTCCGTCTTCCCGATGGCGATCCCGATGATCGCCGGACCCGGTTCCATTGCTTCGATCATGCTGCTCATGGCGCGCTCGGACGGCCCGCAGGAATCGGCTATCGTGCTGGGCGCCCTGGCGGCGATTCTGGTGCTGACGCTCGTCGCGCTGCTGCTCGCCGGGCCGCTGATGCGGCTCGTCGGCCAGAAGGTCGAGGCGATGATCACCCGCATCCTTGGCGTCATCCTCGCCGCGCTCGCCGCCCAGTTCGTGATCGACGGCATTTCGGTCAGCTTCCAGGTTTGACCACCCGCCACATCTTGTAAGGATTGTCCTTCGGCAGCGGAACGGGCTGCAGCCACCCCGGCACCTCGCCCGCCGCGAGCTGGGCGTAGAATCCCTTCGGCGCCTGGTTCTTGTAGATGGTCGATTCGGAAAGGTTGGGGCAGATCAGCACATAATCGATGCCGCGCCGGGCGACGGTGGCCCGGGCATTCGCCGCGCTTCCGCGAAAGGCGCGCTGGACGTCGAGAATGGCCTCCGCATTGCGGTGATAGGGGCCCGCGACCGCATCGTGATGGGTCATCGTGATGAGGCGGGGCCCAAGGTCGACGAAGGTCAGCACATAGCCCCTCGGCTGCCGCGCGATGGGTCTTAGCGCGGCGATGGAGGGACAACGGGTGTTGGCGGCACCAACGGCGCGGCGCATGGGCCCCGGCTTTTCGGCGAAGCGGGATGCGATCCATTGCGGCCCCACGCCGGTGATCAGGGCGAACAGCAGGGCGACGCCGGCCAGCCGGACCGCCACGCTTGCGCGGCGGCGGAGGAGCGGCACCAGGATCCAGGCCAAGGCCGCCGCGCCGGGCACGGCGAGCAGCTGGGCCGCCGCCGCCGCGCGGGTCTGCCAGAGCAGCAGCGCCGCGGCGACGAGGGCGAGTGCGGCCAGCGCCGCCCAGCGTGTCAGGCGCCGCCCATCCCGCCGCGTCCGCCACAGCATCATCGCGTAGCCGATGAGGCCCATCAGGGGCAGGGTCGTCATCATGACGATGGTCTGAAGGTTGTGGGTGTAGACCGGCCGCGCCTCCTTCACATTGTCGAGCCACAGGCGCTGCAGTTCCGGCGGCACGCCCTCCAACCGGCCCAGGCAGTCCGGCCAGGCGAGCGCGAAGCCCGCGGCGAGCGCGGCCCCGCCAAGCGCGGCAAGGCCGAGCCTTTGCAGGGCCCCGCCGCGCACGAACAGCCCGAGCAGGACGGACAGGGCGCCCGCCGCGCTCATCGCCGACAGCCAGACCGGCGAAAGCGCGTCGCAGACCGGCAACCGGTTGGCATGGGACGCGAACAGCAGATAGCCGAGCGCCGTCCCCGTCGCGAGGCTGGCGCCATAAGCGGCGAGCCGCCGCGCCTCGCCGCCGTCGCGCACCCACATCAGGCCGATCGCGGCGCCGGCGAGGGCGAGGTAGAGCAGCATTTCAAGGCCGACCGCGAGCGACAGGGCGGTGGCGATGCCGACCGTCAGCCCGCCCCGCGCCCGCCGATCGTCGGCCAGGCCGAGCATGACGAGGCTGAGAAAGGCGAGCTGCCAGCCATGGTGATCGACGCGCAAGGGCATCCACATGCCGCGCACGGAAGCGGCGCAGAACAGGATGGCGATGCCGAGCGCGAAGGCGGGTGGCGACAACAGGCGCCGCGCCAGGATGGCGATGGCAGTCATCGTGACGGCCATCGGCAAGAACGGGGCAAGCGACAGCGCCGCTTTTTCCGCCATCGCCCCGCCGAAAAAGGGCTTCAGCAGCAGGATGAGGCCGGCGATCGGCAGGTCGGGTATGCGCGACCAGTGGATATTGGCGCCGTAAGGCGGGTCCATCCGATATTGGCGCAGGTCGAACCAGCCCTGCCCGGCGAGCCAGGCGCGCACCTGCATGATCCGCATGTGATCGTCGGTGTCGACCGGCGCGAATCCCTGGATGAGCGCCCAGCGCTGATAGAGGAGCCAGGCCGCCACCAAGATGAAGGCAAGAGCCGTCAGCCAGCGCCAGTGCCGCCCCGCCCAGCCTTCGATCCCATCCGCCATCGCAGCCCCTTTGCTCTTCCCAAGTGCCTATAGGGCCATTAGTCGCTGAAGGGTAAAGGGCAATGCGCGACGGAAGAATGGATATCACCCGAAAAGACAGCGAAGCTCAGGCATTGCTGATGCAGTTCATCCGGTTCGGTATGACCGGCGGGTTCGTAACCCTGCTCGGCATCGGCGTTTATCTGCTCGCCGCGATGCAATTCGATGTGCTGCCCTTCGTTGCTAATGTGCTGGCCTATGCGGTGGCGGTGACGACCGGCTACGTCCTCCACAGCCGCTTCAGCTTCAGGGGGCATGGGCGCCGCGACAATGCGGTGCGGACGACCGGCCGCTTCTTCATCGTGTCGATGGTGAGCCTGGCCTTGAACAGCCTGTTCGTCTGGGTGCTGACCGGACCCTTGGGCGGACCCGATTGGTGGCCGACCATCCCGATGCTGTTCGTGACGCCGCTCGTTACCTTTTCCTTGAACCGTCATTGGGTCTTCGCCTGATGGAACGCGTCATTTACGACCGCATGGCGGAGCTCGACGAGGTGCATTGGTGGTATCGCGCCCGCCGCCGCGTCCTCGCCAGCCTGATCGCGCGGCGGATAGGGCCACCGAAGGAAGCGCGCATCCTGGAGGTGGGCTGCGGCACCGGGCACAATGTGCTGATGCTCCGCCAGTTCGGGACCGTGGACGCGGTGGAGATCGATGCCGATGCGCGCGCCGTCGCCGAAAAGAGGCTCGGCCAGGCGGTCGGCAGCGCGCCGCTTCCCACGCTCGAGGGGGTTGCCGAGGGGGCCTACGATCTTGTCGCCTTGCTCGATGTGCTGGAGCATGTCGAAGACGACCGTGCCGCGTTGCGGTCGCTGGCGAAGCGGTTGAAGCCGGGGGGCAAGTTGCTCCTTACCGTGCCCGCCCACCCCTGGATGTGGAGCGCGCACGACGTCGCGAACCACCACCATCGGCGCTACACGAAAGGCGCGCTCAAGGCCGCGATCCAGGAGGCGGGGTTGAAGATCGAGATGATGAGCTGGTTCAATTCGATCCTTTTCCCGCTCGCCGCCGTCGCGCGGGTGAAGGACCGGCTGACCGGCAAGGAAGGGAGCGACGACGCCTTGCCGCCCGCGCCCATCAACCGCTTCTTCGACGCCGTGTTCGGGCTGGAGGCCTATGCGGTCGGGCGGCTGCCCTTCCCGCCCGGCGTGTCGATCGTGGCGGTGGTTTCGGCGACATAGCCGAGCGACTGGCGCCCGCCCGCCCGGCCCGCCACGTCGGCGACGATATAGAGCGGGCGGCGCTTCGTCTCGATATAGAGACGGCCGAGATATTCGCCGATCATGCCGAGCACGAACATCTGCACCGCGCCCAGCACGACGACGACCAGCATCATCGACGTCCAGCCCTGGATCGCGTTTCCGGCCAGCCAGCCATAAGCGATATAGAGGACGAGCAGGAAGGACACTGCCACCAAGGCGAGGCCGAAATGGCTGGCCCAGCGCAAGGGCGCGGTCGAGAAGCCGGTGATCGCGTCGAAGGCGAAGGCGAGCATCTTGGACAGGGGATATTTGCTGTGCCCGGCATGCCGTTCCCGCCGGTCATAGAGGAAGGGCACCTGCCGGAAGCCGATCCACGCCACCATGCCCCGAATGAAGCGCGCCTGTTCGGGCATGCTGAGCAAGGCGTCGAGCGCGCGGCGGCTCATCAGGCGGAAGTCGCCCGTGTCGAGAGGAATTTCGACATCGGTGAGCCGGGCGAGGAGACGGTAGAAAAGGGAGGCGGTCGCCTTCTTGAACGCCGTCTCTCCAGCCCGGGCGCGGCGGACGGCATAGACGACGTCGGCCTCCTGGCTCTCCATGGCGGCGAGCATATCGCCCAACAGCTCCGGCGGATCCTGCAGATCGGCGTCGATGATGAGAATCTTCTCGCCCGAACACAGATCGAGGCCTGCGGTCAGGGCGAGCTGGTGACCATGATTGCGCGACAGGTTGACGGCGAGCAGGCGGGGGTCGCCTGCCGCAAGCCGCTGCATGACCGGCCAGCTGCCGTCGCGCGAGCCATCGTTCACGAGGACGAGTTCGTAATCCTCCCCCACCACCGCCGTCCGTGCAGCCATTGTGACGCGACGATGAAGCTCGGGCAGGCAAGCCTCCTCGTTGAAGCAGGG containing:
- a CDS encoding YggT family protein, translated to MLFAIYDIINLLLTVLTWIIIIQAILSWLVAFNVVNTGNGFVAQFLTALDRITEPLYRPVRRLLPDFGGIDFSPLVVLLIIAAIRILLRGLLFDIAY
- the folD gene encoding bifunctional methylenetetrahydrofolate dehydrogenase/methenyltetrahydrofolate cyclohydrolase FolD; translated protein: MGAAVIDGKAFADTLRGKVGAAVAAFREQTGRAPGLAVVLVGEDPASQVYVRSKHKATVAAGMESFEHRLPATAAQDALIALVERLNADEAVDGILVQLPLPRHMDEKAVIAAIDPAKDVDGFHVINSGKLAVGEEALVPCTPLGCLMLLKDRLGDLSGLEAVVIGRSNIVGKPMAQLLLQESCTVTIAHSRTRDLSSVVRRGDIVVAAVGRPEMVKGDWLKPGATVIDVGINRVPGEEGKSRLVGDVDYAGAAAVAGAITPVPGGVGPMTIAVLLRNTLVAASRRAGLGAPEGL
- a CDS encoding MarC family protein, coding for MIDLFVSAFVTFFVIIDPPGCAPIFASLTNGTAPAHRRAMAIRSVSIAAGILLFFGLLGEKLLGALGISLAAFRIAGGIMLFLIALEMVFEKRTQRRESRAQEISATPEAEDISVFPMAIPMIAGPGSIASIMLLMARSDGPQESAIVLGALAAILVLTLVALLLAGPLMRLVGQKVEAMITRILGVILAALAAQFVIDGISVSFQV
- a CDS encoding AcrB/AcrD/AcrF family protein, with the protein product MADGIEGWAGRHWRWLTALAFILVAAWLLYQRWALIQGFAPVDTDDHMRIMQVRAWLAGQGWFDLRQYRMDPPYGANIHWSRIPDLPIAGLILLLKPFFGGAMAEKAALSLAPFLPMAVTMTAIAILARRLLSPPAFALGIAILFCAASVRGMWMPLRVDHHGWQLAFLSLVMLGLADDRRARGGLTVGIATALSLAVGLEMLLYLALAGAAIGLMWVRDGGEARRLAAYGASLATGTALGYLLFASHANRLPVCDALSPVWLSAMSAAGALSVLLGLFVRGGALQRLGLAALGGAALAAGFALAWPDCLGRLEGVPPELQRLWLDNVKEARPVYTHNLQTIVMMTTLPLMGLIGYAMMLWRTRRDGRRLTRWAALAALALVAAALLLWQTRAAAAAQLLAVPGAAALAWILVPLLRRRASVAVRLAGVALLFALITGVGPQWIASRFAEKPGPMRRAVGAANTRCPSIAALRPIARQPRGYVLTFVDLGPRLITMTHHDAVAGPYHRNAEAILDVQRAFRGSAANARATVARRGIDYVLICPNLSESTIYKNQAPKGFYAQLAAGEVPGWLQPVPLPKDNPYKMWRVVKPGS
- a CDS encoding GtrA family protein, whose protein sequence is MDITRKDSEAQALLMQFIRFGMTGGFVTLLGIGVYLLAAMQFDVLPFVANVLAYAVAVTTGYVLHSRFSFRGHGRRDNAVRTTGRFFIVSMVSLALNSLFVWVLTGPLGGPDWWPTIPMLFVTPLVTFSLNRHWVFA
- a CDS encoding class I SAM-dependent methyltransferase is translated as MERVIYDRMAELDEVHWWYRARRRVLASLIARRIGPPKEARILEVGCGTGHNVLMLRQFGTVDAVEIDADARAVAEKRLGQAVGSAPLPTLEGVAEGAYDLVALLDVLEHVEDDRAALRSLAKRLKPGGKLLLTVPAHPWMWSAHDVANHHHRRYTKGALKAAIQEAGLKIEMMSWFNSILFPLAAVARVKDRLTGKEGSDDALPPAPINRFFDAVFGLEAYAVGRLPFPPGVSIVAVVSAT
- a CDS encoding glycosyltransferase family 2 protein, whose product is MTGPQLSIVIPCFNEEACLPELHRRVTMAARTAVVGEDYELVLVNDGSRDGSWPVMQRLAAGDPRLLAVNLSRNHGHQLALTAGLDLCSGEKILIIDADLQDPPELLGDMLAAMESQEADVVYAVRRARAGETAFKKATASLFYRLLARLTDVEIPLDTGDFRLMSRRALDALLSMPEQARFIRGMVAWIGFRQVPFLYDRRERHAGHSKYPLSKMLAFAFDAITGFSTAPLRWASHFGLALVAVSFLLVLYIAYGWLAGNAIQGWTSMMLVVVVLGAVQMFVLGMIGEYLGRLYIETKRRPLYIVADVAGRAGGRQSLGYVAETTATIDTPGGKGSRPTA